In Bacillus pumilus, the sequence GGATTAAGCTGCTGCGTGACACTGTTTTTGGCATCACCATTGCACCATTTCCATTTTTATGGCTGCAAGGAATTGCAGGGTTGTTATTTTTAGGGGGAGGTCTTTATGTTGTAGCTGGGTTTATTTTATATAGAGACCGTAAACGTAATAAAGTGACTGCTCGCTTTAAGCAAAGATAAACACGAAAAAAGACCCGCTGATGATAGCAGGTCTTTATTTCATTTCTTCTCTTAATTTCACCGCTCGGTCAGGAAAGTCAGTAAAAATTCCATCGACGCCTAAGGAGAACATGTTTCGCATCTGCTTCTCACTGTTTACTGTAAACGGCCTGATCACTTGCTTATCAGCATGGAGAGCCGACACGACCTCTTTCGTTACCCCAGCCCCCTTCATATTTGGATGGTATCCCCTTGCAGGTATTGTTTTTAAGTACATCTCGGGCTGATGAATCACATCCATCGTAAGTACCGCAAGTTCAATTTGCGGCATCAGCT encodes:
- a CDS encoding DUF2627 domain-containing protein; amino-acid sequence: MGRILALVIILIPGAFAALGIKLLRDTVFGITIAPFPFLWLQGIAGLLFLGGGLYVVAGFILYRDRKRNKVTARFKQR